A single window of Spirochaetota bacterium DNA harbors:
- the bioD gene encoding dethiobiotin synthase — translation MGSLIVTGTGTNVGKTHVSAILVSLFAQAGKRTAYYKPYQSGVYHDGKRHVIPDVDFIKRHSPLSASDIHVTYALTPPLSPFHAAQAMGVAVTSTEVARTAASLSTAYDSLVIEGAGGLYTPILSNYFFIDLFKELAMPVVLVADASLGAINSTLLSCEALCHHGIKIALVVLNRTRTDDDGSESHACSFLSDQIKPTPVFLLPHMSGRLPIREQLSSLDCSLMVSLA, via the coding sequence ATGGGCTCATTGATCGTCACCGGTACCGGAACGAATGTCGGAAAGACCCATGTGTCCGCCATACTCGTTTCTCTCTTTGCACAGGCCGGCAAACGGACCGCATATTACAAGCCGTACCAGAGCGGCGTATACCATGACGGGAAACGACACGTCATACCCGATGTGGACTTCATCAAGCGCCATTCACCGCTCTCCGCCTCGGACATCCACGTGACCTACGCACTTACCCCGCCCCTCTCACCGTTCCATGCCGCACAAGCAATGGGCGTCGCGGTCACTTCGACCGAGGTCGCGCGCACGGCAGCATCCCTGTCGACGGCATATGATTCCCTCGTCATCGAGGGTGCCGGGGGACTGTACACCCCCATACTGAGCAACTATTTCTTCATCGATCTGTTCAAGGAGCTCGCCATGCCCGTCGTGCTCGTCGCCGACGCATCGCTCGGCGCCATCAACAGTACGCTCTTAAGCTGCGAAGCGCTCTGTCATCACGGGATAAAGATCGCCCTTGTCGTATTGAACCGCACCCGCACCGATGACGACGGCTCCGAATCGCACGCATGCTCATTCCTGAGCGATCAGATTAAGCCCACACCGGTATTCCTCCTCCCGCATATGAGCGGGCGTCTGCCGATACGCGAGCAGCTCTCCTCGCTCGACTGCTCTCTCATGGTATCGCTCGCATGA
- a CDS encoding DUF4159 domain-containing protein — translation MKTHFFAASRLRVSLVGCSLRYIVIGAAVSALLAAQPGSDFTFAVLKYGGGGDWYEGTVGVRNLMQLLSRSAAIVPANDPVIAAPLDPGLYMHPLVFMNGHGNISFTKDEVRALRRYIEAGGFIFANDDYGMDASFRREMKRIIPESDLVELPRSHRIYHVRYDFPAGLPKIHVHEGGAPKGYGLFLRGRLVVFYAYDADIADGWADPEVHKDAEAKRLEGLRMGVNVILYALEN, via the coding sequence GTGAAGACACACTTCTTCGCGGCTTCGCGGCTTCGCGTGAGCCTGGTCGGATGTTCATTGCGGTATATAGTGATAGGTGCCGCTGTTTCCGCATTACTTGCAGCACAGCCGGGCAGTGACTTTACGTTCGCTGTGCTCAAATACGGCGGCGGCGGCGACTGGTACGAAGGGACGGTCGGCGTCAGGAATCTCATGCAGCTGTTGTCGCGATCGGCGGCTATCGTCCCTGCGAACGATCCTGTCATCGCAGCGCCGCTCGATCCGGGGCTGTACATGCACCCCCTGGTGTTCATGAACGGACACGGGAATATCTCCTTTACCAAGGATGAGGTGCGCGCGCTCAGAAGATATATCGAGGCGGGCGGTTTCATCTTCGCCAACGACGACTACGGCATGGACGCATCGTTCCGCCGGGAGATGAAACGTATCATACCCGAATCGGATCTTGTTGAACTGCCGCGGAGCCACAGGATATATCACGTGCGCTATGATTTTCCCGCGGGGCTGCCGAAGATACACGTGCATGAGGGCGGCGCCCCGAAAGGATACGGCCTCTTTCTCCGCGGGAGGCTTGTCGTGTTCTACGCGTACGATGCCGATATCGCGGATGGATGGGCCGACCCCGAGGTGCACAAGGATGCAGAGGCGAAACGCCTTGAGGGGCTGCGTATGGGAGTGAATGTCATACTGTATGCACTTGAGAACTGA